One window of the Rosa rugosa chromosome 3, drRosRugo1.1, whole genome shotgun sequence genome contains the following:
- the LOC133741532 gene encoding probable acetyltransferase TAP2, translating into MPFSFYICGRCPIASFDLDRQVSNKLLFPWNLSHSLIKGSRIHKTCRLKAGFWESIKSGAVFSQHVFARYNLLLYLHSFNLRRRRIGG; encoded by the exons ATGCCCTTTTCGTTTTATATTTGTGGCAGGTGCCCTATTGCTTCATTTGATTTGGATCGTCAAGTATCGAATAAGTTATTGTTTCCTTGGAATTTAAGCCACAGCCTTATTAAAG GAAGCAGAATTCATAAGACATGTCGACTCAAAGCTGGCTTTTGGGAATCGATTAAATCTGG TGCAGTTTTCAGTCAGCATGTCTTTGCACGATACAACCTTTTGCTTTATTTGCACTCATTTAACCTCAGGAGAAGAAGGATTGGAGGCTGA